Below is a genomic region from Neisseria zoodegmatis.
TGCTTCCGAATCGGTAGCTTTCAACGGCATGGCCTTTGATTTGGACCGCGACATCGCCCCCGGTGAAGCCGTATTCATCACTTTAGACGGCCGTTTTTTCTCGCGCCAATGCGCCGAAAATCCCCAAGTCAGCCCGTGTTTGTTTGAATATGTGTATTTCGCCCGTCCCGACTCGGTAATTGACAACGTATCCGTCTATCAATCGCGCTTGAATATGGGCGTTACCCTCGCAGAAAAAGTCAAACGCGAACTGCCGATTGACGACATTGACGTGGTGATGCCGATTCCCGATACCAGCCGCCCCAGCGCCATGGAGCTTGCCCACCACCTCGGCAAACCCTATCGCGAAGGCCTGATTAAAAACCGCTACATCGGCCGCACTTTCATCATGCCCGGTCAAGCTACCCGCAAAAAATCTGTGCGCCAAAAACTCAGCCCGATGGAATCCGAATTCAGAGGCAAAAGCGTATTGCTGGTAGATGATTCGATTGTGCGCGGCACCACCAGCCGCGAAATCGTGGAAATGGTACGCGCTTCAGGCGCACGCAAAGTTTATTTCGCCTCCGCCGCTCCCGAAGTACGCTTCCCCAACGTGTACGGCATCGATATGCCCACACGGGAAGAATTGATTGCCAACGGCCGCACCACCGAAGACATTGCCCGTGAAATCGGCGCAGACGGCTGCGTATTCCAAGATTTGGCAGACCTCGAGCAAGTGGTGAAAGACCTGAACCCTGCCATCACAAGTTTCGATGATTCATGCTTCAGCGGTTGCTATATCACCGGCGATATCGATGAAGAATATTTGCAAAAATTGTCTAACGACAAATCTTCGCCTTCCACCATCGCCACCGGTGAAATACATACCGCCATCCGCATCAACAGCAACCGCGATGATGAGGAATAAAATCGAAAAGTGATTTTTCAGACGGCCTCCTGTCCTAATCAGCTATTGAGGCCGTCTGAAATACAAAAGCGGAGCAGACTATTTCATCTGCTCCGCTTTTATTTCACTACTTACTTTCAACTTATTCCTGCGAACTATTAACCTTCTGTGCGCCCTGAGTCTGCTTGATATGGGAGTTCAAATAAGCCAACAAAGCATTCAAATTGGTCACGCCCTGCCCTTGGTTGATGGTCTGCTTAATCGCATTAATCTGATCGGGGCTGATATTGTCAGGCACTTTTACCGCCTGAACTTCCACCAACACCGGAGCAGGCAGATTGGAAAGCAATACATAAGCAGGCTTGTCTTTAGACGGACGGGCTTTAACCAGCTGAGCATAAGCTTCCGGCGGCATAGATTGGCGCGCCTGCTCCGCTGTCATCTGCGATACCTGCGACCACGCCAAACCGTCGGTTTTACCTTTTTGAACATCCGATAAAGCCTGATTCGCTTTTCTTTCAGCCAGCTTGACGGCTTCTGCGCGCACATAATCAGTCTTCACAAAATCCTTAGCCTGCTCAAATGTTTGGGTAGATTCTTCACGCACTTCTTTGGCACGCACCACCCAAACCAAACCCTCGTTTACCGTTACCGGCTCGGAGTTATGTTTTTTCTTAATCACATCATCGCTGAATATGGCATTAATCAGCGACTCAGGCATACCGGCCGCCTTGCCGTTTTCCTTCGTCAGCCACTCAGCCGGAGATTCAACTTTCAAATTCAGCTTCTTCGCCACTTCGTTCAAGCTGTCCGGATGATTAAACGCTTCCTCAGACAGCTTCTCTTTGGCTTCATTGAAAGCCGAAGCTGCTTTTTTCTGTTTCAACTCCGCCTCAACACGCGCTTTTTCCTGAGCAAGGTCTTGAATATTCAAAACCGTGATGATGTGATAGCCCGCATCCGTTTGAACCAAATCGCTAATCTGGCCTTTTTCCAATGAAAACGCTTTGTCTTCAAACTCTTTCAACAAACCGCCGTCTTTAGGCAGATAACCGAGATTACCGCCTTTTTCGGCAGAAGCTTCATCGCGCGAATATTGTTTCGCCAAAGCAGCAAATTTAGCCGGATTGGCTTTAACTTGAGCCAACACTTTTTCCGCTTCAGCTTTGGCTGCCGCACGCACATTTTCAGGCGCATCTTTGGCAACCGTAAACAAAATATGGGCAATCTCACGCGCCGGCACAACCTGCTCAAGCGCTTTTTTCAGTTCATCTTCGCTAACCGTTTGCTTCTCGGCCAAATCTTGAATGCCCAATGCCACATATTCAAACTTAACCGCTTGAGGCAGCACATAGTTTTTCTTATTGGCATCATAATATTTTTTCAATGCCGCATCGTCTGCTTTCACTTGAGCCGCAAATGCTTCGGGCGCAAACGTCATCGTGCGTATGGTGCGTTCCACTTGGCTGGCATTGATAATCTGCTTGGCCTGCGCATCACTCACCAAGACACCACCGCCTACCATAGCCAGCAGATGCTGAACCGTAAACTCACTGCGCAATTCGTCGATATATTGGTCTTCGGAAAGATGGCGTTGGCTCAAATGCTGATTAAACAGGCTTTGGCTGAATTTGCCGTCTGAATCGTGAAAAACAGGGTTATTAACGATAGTTTGTTTCAGCTGCTCTTGCGATACAGCAAAACCCATTTCCTCAGCACCTTCGGCCAATAAAGCACGTTGGAGCAATGCTTGGAACACGGCCTCACGCGATTCAGAACCACCGCCTGAATGCTGTAAATTCTGCATGGCCGAATTCAAATCAAATTCGCTGACCTTTCTGTCACCCACTTTGACAATATAATCGTAACCCGGCGCGGCAACGGTGCTCACACCGAAACCCACAAACGTTACGGCAATCAGGCCCAATAAAATCTTGGCGGGCGTTTTGTATTTTTCAACTGTTACAAACATGGCGTTTAAATATTATGTGATTGAATTAAAATTATTTTGTGAATTATGCAAACCTGAATGAAAGCTGTTTTGATATACGATTTTCAAAACCGTTAGGCTGCATTTTCAATAGATATTTCGGTGCACATTGTAACAGCCTTTCAATATGCTTGCAGCCTTGAGATGGCAATGATTTCGGTGTTTTCACAATGCGTCAATGTTTTTTAGATTTCACTGGGATTTCAGGCCGTCTGAAAATAAAGAACCGCTTTATCGCATCTCTCTTGAAACAATGTCATCATTACGTTATTGATTGATAAAAAGACAAAACAAAAAAGCAGGCTGGCAGCCTGCTTTTTAAAATCAAATGATCCGTCAAATTACAGAGCATCTTTCAATGCTTTACCTGCACGGAATTTAGGCGTTTTAGCCGCAGCAATAGTCAAAGGCTCACCGGTTTTAGGGTTACGGCCTTGACGCTCGGCACGCTCGCCAACGTAGAAAGTACCGAAACCAACCAGGGTTACAGTGTCGCCCTTTTTCAAGGCATTGGTTACGGCATTGGTCATACCGTCCAAAGCTTTGGCTGCGGCAGCTTTAGAAATATCAGCCTCTTGGGCAATAGCTTCAATCAATTCAGACTTGTTCACAATTAAGTCCCTTTCTATCGTTTGAAATAATGAAACCCCTAAAAATCGGGCGTTTAGGTACAAATCCGTACATCTGCCGACTTTATAGCAAGCCTAAAATCAACGTGTCAAGCAAAAAGATGCGTAGTATCGGGCTTTTTAAAGCTTTCTTTACAACACCCGCATCTTTTACAACACATTCATACAAATTCAGTGCTTAGTTGCCTTTACGCTTGACTTGCGGCCTGATTTAGCCAATGACGAATCAGTGGGCGCTTCTTCGTTTTTCCATGGTTCGGGCTGGCGTTCCAAGCCGAATGCCAGCACTTCTTCGATCCATTTCACCGGATGGATGGTAAGCCCTTTTTTCACATTGTCGGGGATTTCTTCCAAATCCTTAACATTGTCTTTCGGAATCAACACATGTTTGATGCCGCCGCGCAGTGCGGCCAGCAGTTTCTCCTTCAAACCGCCGATGGGCAATACTTCTCCGCGCAGGGTGATTTCGCCGGTCATGGCTACATCGGCCCGTACCGGAATTTGGGTGAAAGCCGATACCATGGCCAAAGTCATGGCGATACCTGCACTGGGGCCGTCTTTCGGCGTAGCACCTTCGGGCACATGGACGTGAATGTCTTTTTTCTCGTAGAAGTCGGGAGACAGACCCACGGCTTCGGCACGCGAACGTACGACGCTCCATGCTGCGGATACCGATTCTTTCATCACGTCGCCAAGTTGGCCTGTGCGGATGATGTTGCCTTTGCCGGGCAAAGCGACCGCTTCGATGGTGAGCAACTCGCCGCCGACTTCAGTCCATGCCAAACCGGTTACTTGGCCGATGCGGTTTTCGTCTTCGGCAACACCGTAATCGAAACGGCGCACGCCTAAGTACTCGTGCAGGTTTTTTTCATCAACCTTCACGGCTTTGGTTTTCAGACGGCCTTTGCCGGAAGCAGTGGTTTTTTTATCTTCGGCCAGCGTAATTTTCATCACGACTTTGCGGCAGATTTTGGCGATTTCGCGGTCGAGCGAGCGTACGCCTGCTTCACGGGTGTAGTAGCGGATGATGCCGCGTACTGCACTCTCGTCTATAACCAATTCGCCTTCTTTTACGCCGTTGCGTTTCATTTGCTTGGGTACTAAATATTGCATGGCAATGTTGATTTTTTCGTCTTCGGTGTATCCTGAAAGACGGATAATCTCCATACGGTCAAGCAAAGCGGGCGGGATGTTGAGGCTGTTGGATGTGGCGATAAACATAACGTCGCTCAAATCATAATCCACTTCGGCATAGTGGTCGGCAAACGAATTGTTTTGTTCGGGGTCGAGTACCTCCAACAGTGCGCTGGCGGGGTCGCCGCGGAAATCACTGCCGAGTTTGTCGATTTCATCGAGCAAAAACAGCGGATTTTTCACGCCGGCTTTAGCCATATTTTGCAGAATTTTACCCGGCATCGAACCGATATAGGTACGGCGGTGGCCGCGGATTTCGCTTTCGTCGCGAACGCCGCCCAGTGCCATGCGCACATATTTGCGGCCGGTTGCTTTGGCAATGGATTCGCCCAGCGAGGTTTTACCTACGCCCGGAGGGCCGACCAGACACAAAATCGGGCCTTTGATTTTATCCATGCGTTTTTGCACGGCTAAATATTCCAAAATGCGCTCTTTGACTTTTTCCAAGCCGTAGTGATCGGCATCCAATACCAAATCGGCTTTTGCCAAGTCTTTGCTGACGCGTGATTTTTTCTTCCATGGCAGCTCAAGCAAGGTGTCGATATAGTTGCGCACGACGGTAGATTCTGCCGACATCGGCGGCATCATTTTCAGCTTTTTCAGTTCGGACAAACATTTCTCTTCAGCCTCTTTGCTCATACCGGCTTCTTTGATTTGCTTTTCCAAAGCTTCGAGTTCGCCGCGCTCGTCTTCCTCGCCCAACTCTTTTTGAATCGCTTTCACTTGCTCGTTGAGGTAATACTCGCGCTGCGATTTTTCCATCTGGCGTTTTACACGACCGCGGATACGCTTCTCGACTTGCATGATGTCGAGTTCGGCTTCCAATTGGCCGAGCAGGTATTCCATGCGCTCGGTAATGCTCACAGTATCAAGCACTTCTTGACGCTGCTCCAATTTCAGCTGCAAATGTGCCGCCACGGTATCTACCAAACGGCTGTTTTCATTGATGCCGTGAATGGTGCTGATCACTTCGGCCGGAATCTTTTTATTCAGCTTGGCAAACTGGTCGAACTGCGACAGCAGCGTGCGGCGCAAGGCTTCCATGTCAGGGTTATCCGCATCCGTATCTTCCGCCGTTTCGACGTGTGCCATAAACAGTTCGCCGGTATCTTCAACCTTTAAAGCACGGGCGCGGTGCACGCCTTCTACCAATACTTTTACCGTGCCGTCGGGCAGCTTCAATACTTGCAGAATTTGGGCAACCGTACCCATTTCATGCAAATCTTCCGCTTTGGGATCATCATCGTTCGCATCGCGTTGAGCCAACAGAAAAACCTGCTCGTCGTTGTTCATGGCCAAGTTCAACGCAGCGATGGATTTTTCGCGACCCACAAACAGGGGCAGCACCATGTGCGGATAAACCACCACATCGCGCAACGGCAGGGTGGCCAGAGCGGCGTATTCCTCAATATGTTTATCTGTAGCCATAATGTTTAGTCTCTTTAATCATTTACTGGAAAGACCTGCCGAAATATCCGGCACACGCGCCGATTGTTTCGGATATGTCTTTAATTTATCGGATTGCCGCCTACATTGGGCTAAAGAAGCCCGATTTCAAGCCTTGAAAAAACCTTAAGCGACGATATTTTAGCTTCACAAGCAAACAGCCCTTTACACGGCAGTATAATGGATTGCACACCGTGTTTGCGTTAAAATACTGCCGGTTTAAGTTACAGGGCCGTCTGAAACCTTTTCAGACGGCCTCTACCTGAGGAAACACCTATGTCAGAGCAAAAAACTTCATTAATCGAATTCCCCTGCAATTTCCCCATTAAAGTGATGGGCGTGCAACATCCCGAGTTCGAATCATCCGTGCTTTCATGCGTACAGAAACACGCACCGGAAACCCAAGCGCACCACATCAGTGTCCGCCCTAGCAGCAAAGGCAACTATCTGGGCGCTACCGTACAGATCAACAACGTGCAAAACCAAGAACAGTTAGACAACATCTACCGCGACCTTACCTCCCACGAGCTTGTCAAAGTAGTGCTGTAAACATGAAAACCGTACAACTGGGGCTTGCCGATTACCAACCGGTATTCGAAGCCATGAAAGCCTTCAACGCCGAACGCACCGACACCACCGAAGACGAATTGTGGGTAGTCGAACACCCGCCCGTGTTTACCCAAGGCTTGGCAGGCAAACCCGAGCACCTATTGTTGCACAGCGATATCCCCGTCGTACAAATCGACCGCGGCGGCCAAATTACCTACCACGGCCCCGGCCAGCTGGTTGTTTACACCCTGATCGACTTCAAACGCCGTAAAACCAGCGTGCGCAACATCGTTACCGCGCTCGAAAACAGCATCATCGACACCTTAAACGAATACGGCATCCGCGCCGCGGCCGACCCGCAACGCCCCGGCGTGTACGTTGACGGGCGCAAAATCGCCTCCCTCGGGCTGCGGATTAAAAACGGCTCGGTGTATCACGGCCTCGCGCTCAACATTAATATGGACTTAACGCCGTTCCAGCAAATCAATCCCTGCGGCTATGCCGGCATGGAAATGGTTCAGATGGCCGATTTCGTTTCACCCTGCCCCGCATTAGCCGAA
It encodes:
- a CDS encoding SurA N-terminal domain-containing protein, with translation MFVTVEKYKTPAKILLGLIAVTFVGFGVSTVAAPGYDYIVKVGDRKVSEFDLNSAMQNLQHSGGGSESREAVFQALLQRALLAEGAEEMGFAVSQEQLKQTIVNNPVFHDSDGKFSQSLFNQHLSQRHLSEDQYIDELRSEFTVQHLLAMVGGGVLVSDAQAKQIINASQVERTIRTMTFAPEAFAAQVKADDAALKKYYDANKKNYVLPQAVKFEYVALGIQDLAEKQTVSEDELKKALEQVVPAREIAHILFTVAKDAPENVRAAAKAEAEKVLAQVKANPAKFAALAKQYSRDEASAEKGGNLGYLPKDGGLLKEFEDKAFSLEKGQISDLVQTDAGYHIITVLNIQDLAQEKARVEAELKQKKAASAFNEAKEKLSEEAFNHPDSLNEVAKKLNLKVESPAEWLTKENGKAAGMPESLINAIFSDDVIKKKHNSEPVTVNEGLVWVVRAKEVREESTQTFEQAKDFVKTDYVRAEAVKLAERKANQALSDVQKGKTDGLAWSQVSQMTAEQARQSMPPEAYAQLVKARPSKDKPAYVLLSNLPAPVLVEVQAVKVPDNISPDQINAIKQTINQGQGVTNLNALLAYLNSHIKQTQGAQKVNSSQE
- a CDS encoding HU family DNA-binding protein — translated: MNKSELIEAIAQEADISKAAAAKALDGMTNAVTNALKKGDTVTLVGFGTFYVGERAERQGRNPKTGEPLTIAAAKTPKFRAGKALKDAL
- the lon gene encoding endopeptidase La, yielding MATDKHIEEYAALATLPLRDVVVYPHMVLPLFVGREKSIAALNLAMNNDEQVFLLAQRDANDDDPKAEDLHEMGTVAQILQVLKLPDGTVKVLVEGVHRARALKVEDTGELFMAHVETAEDTDADNPDMEALRRTLLSQFDQFAKLNKKIPAEVISTIHGINENSRLVDTVAAHLQLKLEQRQEVLDTVSITERMEYLLGQLEAELDIMQVEKRIRGRVKRQMEKSQREYYLNEQVKAIQKELGEEDERGELEALEKQIKEAGMSKEAEEKCLSELKKLKMMPPMSAESTVVRNYIDTLLELPWKKKSRVSKDLAKADLVLDADHYGLEKVKERILEYLAVQKRMDKIKGPILCLVGPPGVGKTSLGESIAKATGRKYVRMALGGVRDESEIRGHRRTYIGSMPGKILQNMAKAGVKNPLFLLDEIDKLGSDFRGDPASALLEVLDPEQNNSFADHYAEVDYDLSDVMFIATSNSLNIPPALLDRMEIIRLSGYTEDEKINIAMQYLVPKQMKRNGVKEGELVIDESAVRGIIRYYTREAGVRSLDREIAKICRKVVMKITLAEDKKTTASGKGRLKTKAVKVDEKNLHEYLGVRRFDYGVAEDENRIGQVTGLAWTEVGGELLTIEAVALPGKGNIIRTGQLGDVMKESVSAAWSVVRSRAEAVGLSPDFYEKKDIHVHVPEGATPKDGPSAGIAMTLAMVSAFTQIPVRADVAMTGEITLRGEVLPIGGLKEKLLAALRGGIKHVLIPKDNVKDLEEIPDNVKKGLTIHPVKWIEEVLAFGLERQPEPWKNEEAPTDSSLAKSGRKSSVKATKH
- a CDS encoding YbeD family protein — encoded protein: MSEQKTSLIEFPCNFPIKVMGVQHPEFESSVLSCVQKHAPETQAHHISVRPSSKGNYLGATVQINNVQNQEQLDNIYRDLTSHELVKVVL
- the lipB gene encoding lipoyl(octanoyl) transferase LipB — protein: MKTVQLGLADYQPVFEAMKAFNAERTDTTEDELWVVEHPPVFTQGLAGKPEHLLLHSDIPVVQIDRGGQITYHGPGQLVVYTLIDFKRRKTSVRNIVTALENSIIDTLNEYGIRAAADPQRPGVYVDGRKIASLGLRIKNGSVYHGLALNINMDLTPFQQINPCGYAGMEMVQMADFVSPCPALAEVAEKLTAHLTKQLSPKEDTAS
- the purF gene encoding amidophosphoribosyltransferase, giving the protein MCGVLGMVAYQPVNQSLYDGLQMLQHRGQDAAGIVTVEGNIFHMHKGKGMVRDVFRTRNMRDLTGHAGIAHVRYPTAGNADSTAEAQPFYVSSPFGIVLAHNGNLTNTAELYENVCNKHLRHINTRSDSEVLLNVFAHELRREVTDSDSSILSVDNIFNAVAKLHKRVRGAYGVVAMIAGYGLVAFRDPFGIRPLVLGTQTDENGKTAYAIASESVAFNGMAFDLDRDIAPGEAVFITLDGRFFSRQCAENPQVSPCLFEYVYFARPDSVIDNVSVYQSRLNMGVTLAEKVKRELPIDDIDVVMPIPDTSRPSAMELAHHLGKPYREGLIKNRYIGRTFIMPGQATRKKSVRQKLSPMESEFRGKSVLLVDDSIVRGTTSREIVEMVRASGARKVYFASAAPEVRFPNVYGIDMPTREELIANGRTTEDIAREIGADGCVFQDLADLEQVVKDLNPAITSFDDSCFSGCYITGDIDEEYLQKLSNDKSSPSTIATGEIHTAIRINSNRDDEE